The following is a genomic window from Paenibacillus thiaminolyticus.
AATCAATCTTCGCCCCTGTCAATGTCATAAAGCCACCTCCGTAATCCGTCTCGTCGCGGCGGTTCGCCGCGAATGTATTCCTGTTGCGCCTTCAATGAACGAAGCCCCCGGCCGCAAGCGCCCGGCAGGCTCCGGGTATGGTATTTGATTTATACGAGCGCCTTCGCCAGCGAACGCGCCTCCAGCACTTGATGCAGAATCGAGACCGCCTCATCGATCTCCTCCGGCGTTACGAGCAGATTCGGCAGCAGCCGGACGACGTTCGGACCGGCCGTAATGACGAGGAGTCCGGCGGCGCGGGCCGCTTCCACGATGTCCGCGGCCGGTTCGCTGCATTCGATTCCGATAATGAGCCCCAAGCCGCGGACATCCTTCACCACCGGCACGTCGCTCAGCTTCACCTTCAGCGAGTTCAGCAGATACGCTCCGCGCTCCGCCGCCCGCTGGGCGGCCTTCTCCTCGATCATCGTCTCCATCGTGCCGATGACCGCGGACATCGCGAGCGGATTGCCGCCGAAGGTTGAGCCGTGGCTGCCGGGGCCGAACGCTTCGCGCAGATGCTCCTTGGCGAGCATCGCGCCGACCGGGAAGCCGCTGCCCAGCCCCTTCGCAACGGTGAATATATCGGGCTCAAGCCCGTAATGCTCGTGCGCGAACAGCGCTCCCGTGCGGCCCATGCCGGTCTGCACCTCGTCGATGATAAGCAGCAGCCCGTGTTCGGCGCACAGCTTCGCCACTTCTTGGGCGAAGGCTGCCTTAATCGTATGCACGCCGCCTTCGGCCTGCACGATCTCCAGCATGATAGCGGCTGTCTTATCGCTCACGGCCGCCCGCAGGCTCTCGATATCGTTGAATGGCACATAGCGGAAGCCTTCCGGCAGCGGGTGAAACCCTTCCTTCACCTTATCCTGCCCTGTCGCTGTCAGCGTCGCCAGCGTCCGTCCGTGGAACGACTGCTGGAACGTAATGATCTCATAGCGTCCGCTCTTGGCCACCTTGGCGTGGTAGCGGCGGGCCAGCTTGATGGCGGCCTCATTCGCTTCCGCTCCACTGTTGCAAAAGAAGACCGCGTCCGCGCAGGTATGCTTCGTCAGCCATTCGGCCGCCTGCTCCTGCTGCGGAATGCGGAACAGGTTGGAGACGTGCCAGAGCGTCTCCAGTTGCTCCTGCACGCGCGCCTTGACCCGCTCCGGCACATGCCCGAGATTCGCGACAGCAATGCCGCTCATGAAGTCGAGATACGAGTTGCCCCGATCATCCCATAATCGGCTGCCGCTTCCTTTCACGAGTGTCATTGGATAGCGCGCATAGGTTGGCAATAATGATGATGTTACGTTGTCCGCCTGCGTCACTGTACTCCCTCCTTATCCTGTTCCTGCACGATTCGCGTGCCAATAATCTCTCCGCTCATCAGGCGATGCAATATTCCGGGCTCCGCTCCGTCTGCGATGACGACTTCCTTCACTCCGCCCGCCATGCACTGCATCGCGGCGCGAACCTTTGGAATCATCCCGCCGTAAATCTCTCCGCTCGCGATCATCGACTCGATCGCCTCTGTCGTCACGACGGGCAGAACGGTGCGAACGCCGTCGTTCATCTTCATAATTCCCGGCACATCGGTAATGACGATGAGCCGCTCCACGCCGAGATGCGCAGCAACCGCGCCGGCCGCCGTATCCGCATTAATGTTGTAGCGCTGTCCGCCGCCGTCGAGTCCGATCGGCGCGATTACCAGCATATACTGTTGGCCGATCAGCGCCTCTACTAACTCGGCATTTACCTGCGTTACGTCGCCGACGTAGCCGACTTCCGTCTCGTTGGCGACCGGCCGGGCCTGTATGAGCCCGCCGTCCGTTCCCGACAGGCCGACCGCACGCGCGCCCGTCCCGGTCAAGCGCCGGACAATCTGCTTGTTGATCTGTCCGGCCAGCACCATTTCCACAACGTCCAGCACGGTCTCATCCGTCTTGCGCAGCCCGCCTACGAATTCGCTCTCGATGCCGAGCTTGTCGAGCATCGCCGAGATCGCCGGACCGCCGCCGTGCACGATGACCGGCATCATGCCTTCCGCCTGCAGCTGCGTCAGCTGCTGATAGAATGTATCGGGCAGCGCCGCCAGGGTGCTGCCGCCGCATTTCATAACGAACCGTTCCGTCCGTACGAAGCGCTTCGTCTTCGTTCCCTTCTCCTGATCCTGAGACAACATGTGCAAGGTCCATCCCCCTCTCCACCGGGAAGCCAATCTCTTTGTAAGCCTATTACATCTATTTAGTAACATTATTACTGCCTATTTTCTTAGCGGGATAAATGATTCATCCCGTCAATTATCCAAGGTCTGTCTATGTCCGGTAGGCCGCATTGATGCGGACATAATCATAGGTCAGGTCGCAGCCCCATGCCGTCGCTGCGCCGGTGCCCATATGGAGGTCCACGTGGATATGCACCGTGTCGCCCTTCAAATAATCCAGCGCCGCGTCTTCATCGAACGGCACCGGGGTCGATTGCTTCAACACCTCAATCGGCCCGATATGAATATCGACGGTGTCGACATTCACCGGCTGGCCCGAATAGCCGACCGCCGCGATAATCCGCCCCCAGTTCGCATCCGCCCCGAAAGCGGCAGACTTGACGAGGCTGGAGCCGATAACCGACTTCGCGATCGCCCGGGCCGCATCCTCGGTCACCGCGCCGATGACGTTTACCTCGATGAGCTTCGTCGCCCCTTCGCCGTCACGGGCAATCGCCTGCGCCAGCTGACCGCAGATGTAGCGGAAGGCGGCGGCGAACGCCGCCCAATCCGGATGGCCCTCGTGCAGCGGTTCATTGCCCGCCAGGCCGCTGGCCATCGCGAGCAGCATATCGTTCGTGCTCGTGTCGCCATCGACCGTAATCATATTGAACGTCACGTCGGTCGTCTGCCGCAGCAGCCGTTCCAGCGCGGAGCGCTCAATCGCAGCGTCGGTCGTCACGAAGCCCAGCATCGTCGCCATGTTCGGATGAATCATGCCGGATCCTTTGGCCGCGCCTGCAACAGTCACGCTCTTGCCGTTCACCGTTACCGCCGCGCAGGCTTCCTTCTTGACGAGATCCGTCGTCAAAATCGCCTGCGCGAACTGCTCGGCGCCGTCCGCCTCGGCCGTCAGCCGGGCAGGCAAAGCCGCCATGCCCCGCTCGACGCACTCCATCTTCAGCCGCTCGCCGATAACGCCGGTCGAAGCGACTGCCACCTCATGCGGGGCGAAGCCCAACTGCGCGGCGAAGGCGCTGCGCATGCGGTAGGCATCCGCCTCGCCCTGCTTGCCGGTGCAGGCGTTGGCGTTGCCGCTGTTGACGAGCACGGCGCGCAGCGTGCCGGCTTCCGCCAGGCTGGCGCGGGTCACAGCCAGCGGGGCCGCCTGGAAGGCGTTCGTCGTGTAGACCGCCGCCGCCGTCGCCGCCACGTCGCATACGATGGCGCCGAGATCATTACGATCGGTTTTTTTCAGTCCGCAATGGAGGCCCCCGGCCCGGAAGCCAAGCGGCGTCGTAATGGAACCTGCAATCACCTTATAGGGCACCTCTGTGGCAGTAACCAAGGTTTCTTTATTTTTCATAAGGCATCGACCTTCTTCTTCTGAAATGGTAAGTTGCGGTTATGGGTAGACCGGAGCGAGCTGCAATCCGCTGCTCTCCTCCCAGCCCATCATCAGGTTCAAATTCTGGATGGCCTGCCCGGCCGCTCCCTTGACGACGTTGTCGAGGACGGAAATGACCGTCACCCGCTTCGTGCGGGCATCGACCGCGAAGCCGATATCGCAATAGTTCGAGCCGAACACTTCCTTCGTCGCCGGCAGCTCCCCTTGCGGGCGTATGCGGACGAAGCGCCGCCCCGCGTAGCTCTCCTGATAGAGCCGAATGAAGTCCTGCTCCGTATACTCCCCGGTCAGCGTGGCGTACATCGTGCACAGAATGCCGCGCGTCATCGGCGACAGATGGGTCGTGAAGGTCACGGTCACTGGCGTTCCCGCGGCTTCGCCCAGCAGCTGCTCGATCTCCGGGATATGCTGGTGCTTATTCACCTTGTACGCCTTGAAGTTCTCGTTCATCTCCGCATAATGAACATTCAGGCTTACGCCCCGGCCTGCTCCGGACACGCCGGACTTGGCATCGATAATGAGCGTCGCCGGATCGATCCAGCCCGCCTGCACCGCAGGCGCAAGGCCCAGCAGCGCAGCTGTCGTATAGCAGCCCGGATTGGAGATCAGCCTTCGTCCCTTCACCAGCTCCGCTCGATCGCTCCATTCGCACAGACCGTAGACCGCTTCCTCCAACAGCTCGGCAGATGGCGCCTCATGCTTATACCATTTCGTATATTCGGCCCCGTCCTTCAACCGGAAATCCCCGGATAAATCGATGACCTTAAGTCCCGCCTCCAGCAGTTGCGGCACGAGCTTGGCGCTGACGCCCGAAGGCGTCGCCGTAAATACAACCTCGGCCTTGCTCTTGATAAGCTCCGGGTCGACCCCGTCCAGCGTGTCGGTCACGATCTCATGCAGATGCGGAAATCCGGCGGTTATCGGTGTCCCGGCGCTCGATGCCGAGATGACGGAAGCAATATCCACATGCGGGTGATTCAGCAGCAGGCGAATCAACTCCACACCGCCATAGCCCGTCGATCCGACAATCGCCACCTTCAATGCCTGTTCCTTCCCCATATCT
Proteins encoded in this region:
- a CDS encoding acetylornithine transaminase, which encodes MTQADNVTSSLLPTYARYPMTLVKGSGSRLWDDRGNSYLDFMSGIAVANLGHVPERVKARVQEQLETLWHVSNLFRIPQQEQAAEWLTKHTCADAVFFCNSGAEANEAAIKLARRYHAKVAKSGRYEIITFQQSFHGRTLATLTATGQDKVKEGFHPLPEGFRYVPFNDIESLRAAVSDKTAAIMLEIVQAEGGVHTIKAAFAQEVAKLCAEHGLLLIIDEVQTGMGRTGALFAHEHYGLEPDIFTVAKGLGSGFPVGAMLAKEHLREAFGPGSHGSTFGGNPLAMSAVIGTMETMIEEKAAQRAAERGAYLLNSLKVKLSDVPVVKDVRGLGLIIGIECSEPAADIVEAARAAGLLVITAGPNVVRLLPNLLVTPEEIDEAVSILHQVLEARSLAKALV
- the argB gene encoding acetylglutamate kinase — its product is MLSQDQEKGTKTKRFVRTERFVMKCGGSTLAALPDTFYQQLTQLQAEGMMPVIVHGGGPAISAMLDKLGIESEFVGGLRKTDETVLDVVEMVLAGQINKQIVRRLTGTGARAVGLSGTDGGLIQARPVANETEVGYVGDVTQVNAELVEALIGQQYMLVIAPIGLDGGGQRYNINADTAAGAVAAHLGVERLIVITDVPGIMKMNDGVRTVLPVVTTEAIESMIASGEIYGGMIPKVRAAMQCMAGGVKEVVIADGAEPGILHRLMSGEIIGTRIVQEQDKEGVQ
- the argJ gene encoding bifunctional glutamate N-acetyltransferase/amino-acid acetyltransferase ArgJ codes for the protein MKNKETLVTATEVPYKVIAGSITTPLGFRAGGLHCGLKKTDRNDLGAIVCDVAATAAAVYTTNAFQAAPLAVTRASLAEAGTLRAVLVNSGNANACTGKQGEADAYRMRSAFAAQLGFAPHEVAVASTGVIGERLKMECVERGMAALPARLTAEADGAEQFAQAILTTDLVKKEACAAVTVNGKSVTVAGAAKGSGMIHPNMATMLGFVTTDAAIERSALERLLRQTTDVTFNMITVDGDTSTNDMLLAMASGLAGNEPLHEGHPDWAAFAAAFRYICGQLAQAIARDGEGATKLIEVNVIGAVTEDAARAIAKSVIGSSLVKSAAFGADANWGRIIAAVGYSGQPVNVDTVDIHIGPIEVLKQSTPVPFDEDAALDYLKGDTVHIHVDLHMGTGAATAWGCDLTYDYVRINAAYRT
- the argC gene encoding N-acetyl-gamma-glutamyl-phosphate reductase; translated protein: MGKEQALKVAIVGSTGYGGVELIRLLLNHPHVDIASVISASSAGTPITAGFPHLHEIVTDTLDGVDPELIKSKAEVVFTATPSGVSAKLVPQLLEAGLKVIDLSGDFRLKDGAEYTKWYKHEAPSAELLEEAVYGLCEWSDRAELVKGRRLISNPGCYTTAALLGLAPAVQAGWIDPATLIIDAKSGVSGAGRGVSLNVHYAEMNENFKAYKVNKHQHIPEIEQLLGEAAGTPVTVTFTTHLSPMTRGILCTMYATLTGEYTEQDFIRLYQESYAGRRFVRIRPQGELPATKEVFGSNYCDIGFAVDARTKRVTVISVLDNVVKGAAGQAIQNLNLMMGWEESSGLQLAPVYP